The following are encoded in a window of Chloroflexota bacterium genomic DNA:
- a CDS encoding amidohydrolase family protein — protein MSQKRVLKADRAFTATGADPIAQAAVVLTDDRITFVGPAAELNQSHLEGAIVEEFPGHTLMPGLLDGHTHLSFTAGRHHEEVVDEISRETDMQQVLRTAANAQKCLRAGLTTVRDLGGRRDVVPTVRDAINRGRIAGPRILSCNVPITVTGGHIHFVGWEANEEWELRKAVRTLIKEGADVIKICASGGNMTAESNPLMVQYSAQQLRVVVEEAHKLDTPVAAHAIPADSIRNCIEAGIDSIEHCVWLGADGGYDYDATAMATAVAKDLTVSITLAGVLRGYLADMPLSDEMRAAMNIQGPLEDERVEQFRKIWQSGVNLIISSDAGVRYTPFDDYYISLRCAVELIGIPAKDVLHMATRNPAKGLGVLDERGTLEEGKVADVIAVEGDPIADIKAMANVKLTIVGGKVVFREDMIEAPRTIELGVS, from the coding sequence GTGAGCCAGAAGAGAGTTCTCAAAGCTGACAGGGCCTTTACCGCCACCGGCGCCGACCCCATCGCGCAAGCGGCAGTGGTCCTTACTGACGACCGCATCACATTCGTGGGGCCGGCTGCTGAACTTAACCAGAGCCACCTGGAAGGCGCGATTGTCGAGGAATTCCCCGGCCATACATTGATGCCCGGGTTGCTCGACGGGCACACGCACTTGAGCTTTACCGCAGGCCGCCACCACGAGGAAGTCGTTGACGAGATTAGCCGCGAGACCGACATGCAGCAAGTGCTACGCACCGCGGCAAATGCCCAGAAGTGCTTGCGAGCGGGGTTGACGACCGTGCGCGATCTTGGCGGTCGCCGCGACGTGGTGCCCACGGTGCGCGACGCCATCAACCGCGGCAGGATTGCCGGCCCGCGCATTCTCTCCTGCAACGTCCCCATTACGGTGACCGGCGGGCACATTCACTTTGTCGGCTGGGAAGCCAATGAGGAGTGGGAACTGCGCAAGGCCGTGCGTACGCTCATCAAAGAAGGCGCCGATGTCATCAAGATTTGCGCCAGCGGCGGCAATATGACTGCTGAGTCCAACCCCCTCATGGTCCAATACAGCGCCCAGCAATTGCGCGTTGTGGTGGAGGAGGCCCACAAACTCGATACACCGGTGGCGGCGCATGCCATACCCGCCGATAGCATCCGCAACTGCATCGAGGCCGGTATCGATAGCATCGAACATTGTGTCTGGCTTGGCGCCGATGGCGGCTACGATTACGATGCGACAGCCATGGCAACGGCAGTAGCAAAGGATCTCACCGTTTCCATTACACTCGCCGGCGTCTTACGGGGTTACCTTGCCGACATGCCGCTTAGTGATGAAATGCGCGCGGCCATGAACATACAGGGCCCGCTGGAAGATGAACGCGTAGAGCAGTTTCGCAAGATCTGGCAATCAGGTGTGAACCTCATCATCTCCAGTGACGCGGGGGTACGGTATACGCCATTCGACGACTACTACATATCGCTGCGTTGCGCCGTCGAGCTGATCGGCATTCCGGCCAAGGATGTGCTGCACATGGCCACCCGCAATCCCGCCAAGGGTCTGGGAGTTCTTGACGAACGAGGCACCCTGGAGGAGGGCAAAGTTGCCGACGTTATCGCGGTGGAAGGGGATCCAATCGCAGACATCAAAGCTATGGCGAACGTGAAGCTAACCATCGTGGGCGGCAAGGTCGTATTCCGCGAGGACATGATCGAAGCGCCCCGCACAATCGAATTGGGAGTCAGTTAA
- a CDS encoding MBL fold metallo-hydrolase yields the protein MSIAAEIKGTCVPQNTIAVWSLGQAGCVFKSSQGTIVYVDPYLGDACNQLYGLERLLTPPVEAADVQADFVLATHNHADHLDPDAFPVIARHNATALLIGPSSCTNAMRELGIPASQTYTLNHDDVLHSGHVRIHATFANHVWDDPDDAPDAVGYVIDFGGLRVYISGDTLYHERMEGIASLQPNLAFICINGRWGNMSAAEAAHLATVLRAQTAVPTHYNMFANNMADPADFAGALKAEGGSVQPLVLSPGQCVLYPERDAS from the coding sequence GTGAGTATCGCAGCAGAGATCAAGGGTACGTGCGTGCCGCAGAACACTATTGCCGTGTGGAGCCTCGGGCAAGCCGGGTGTGTTTTCAAGTCAAGCCAGGGCACGATTGTGTACGTAGATCCCTACCTTGGCGACGCGTGCAATCAGCTCTACGGTTTGGAACGCCTCCTTACACCCCCGGTCGAGGCGGCAGACGTGCAGGCAGACTTTGTCCTCGCCACACACAATCACGCCGACCACCTTGATCCTGACGCCTTTCCCGTAATCGCGCGTCACAATGCGACAGCACTGCTCATCGGCCCATCGTCGTGCACTAACGCCATGCGCGAACTTGGCATCCCCGCCAGCCAGACGTATACGCTCAATCACGACGACGTGCTCCATAGCGGCCACGTCCGCATTCACGCCACGTTTGCGAACCACGTCTGGGATGATCCTGATGACGCGCCGGATGCCGTGGGATATGTGATCGATTTTGGTGGCCTGCGGGTGTACATAAGCGGCGATACCCTCTACCACGAACGGATGGAAGGCATTGCCAGCCTGCAACCAAACCTTGCCTTCATTTGCATCAATGGGCGCTGGGGGAACATGTCGGCGGCGGAGGCCGCCCATCTCGCAACCGTGCTGCGCGCCCAGACCGCCGTACCGACGCATTACAACATGTTTGCGAACAACATGGCAGATCCTGCCGACTTTGCCGGCGCGCTCAAAGCAGAGGGAGGGAGCGTGCAACCGCTCGTCCTCTCGCCAGGGCAGTGTGTGCTCTATCCAGAAAGGGATGCCTCGTGA
- a CDS encoding superoxide dismutase, with the protein MAFTVKDLKFGKDALEGISEKTLTVHHDTLYAGYVNKRNEIEDGLKNVDRSTANQAYSAYRALKLEETFAADGQILHELYFDTLGGNGEAGGDLADKIAEDFGSWDAFIEDARACAMAARGWMVTALDPTDGKIHNFLCDVHNQGGVWGTVPLWTIDTYEHAYFMDYGSDRPSYITALLKNVDWDAVNERYQAAKASLAAR; encoded by the coding sequence ATGGCCTTTACTGTGAAGGACCTCAAGTTCGGCAAAGATGCCCTTGAAGGCATATCGGAAAAGACACTAACCGTCCACCACGATACGCTCTATGCGGGTTATGTAAACAAGCGCAACGAGATTGAAGACGGTCTTAAGAATGTGGACCGTTCCACGGCAAACCAGGCCTACAGCGCTTACCGCGCGCTTAAGCTGGAAGAGACCTTCGCCGCAGATGGCCAAATTCTACACGAATTATATTTCGATACGCTGGGCGGTAACGGTGAAGCCGGCGGCGATCTGGCGGACAAGATTGCCGAGGACTTCGGCTCCTGGGATGCCTTTATCGAAGACGCCCGCGCTTGCGCTATGGCCGCGCGCGGCTGGATGGTAACCGCCCTCGATCCCACGGACGGCAAGATCCACAACTTCCTGTGCGACGTGCACAACCAAGGCGGCGTTTGGGGCACAGTCCCCTTGTGGACGATTGATACGTATGAGCACGCCTATTTCATGGACTACGGCAGTGATCGCCCGTCCTACATCACGGCGCTCCTCAAGAATGTGGACTGGGACGCCGTAAACGAGCGGTACCAGGCAGCCAAGGCATCACTGGCAGCCAGGTAG
- a CDS encoding GNAT family N-acetyltransferase, translating into MKSTSHTIEPLTPVPQHVLGIREEFNMLTYGPSEILLAKDGNEITGAVRLALRQDARRQHGLIADLSVHEDYARQGIEEDLIAAAEEHLKASGVTKIDAIVRDGEGATVPFYERGYWAARKMVLLTWNLRTLDRLESSQEFTIEEQSSPDPAFFTEFILNSYQPYWRWWKEYKEDTRWHRVEYPAEPEAPPSEELAQEMRARIEARVASFGAGAPQTLFAARSNGEVVGLCDAKAVADDTTFDWGLLVRRDYGGRRIGSALLGHALHWLKAQGMNTARIVTTSGLDDYDPTVYLYAFSYGGVISAEYLNLVKRRLYGANAGDGDES; encoded by the coding sequence ATGAAGAGTACGTCGCACACAATTGAACCGCTTACGCCGGTGCCGCAGCATGTGCTGGGAATTCGCGAAGAGTTCAACATGCTGACGTACGGCCCCAGCGAAATCCTGCTCGCCAAAGACGGTAACGAGATTACGGGAGCCGTGCGCCTTGCGCTGCGGCAAGATGCCCGCCGTCAGCACGGCCTGATTGCCGACCTCTCGGTGCACGAAGACTACGCTCGCCAGGGAATCGAAGAGGACTTGATCGCCGCTGCCGAAGAGCACCTGAAAGCCTCGGGGGTAACGAAGATCGACGCCATCGTGCGCGACGGTGAAGGCGCCACCGTGCCGTTCTATGAGCGCGGCTACTGGGCAGCTCGCAAGATGGTGCTGCTAACGTGGAACCTCCGCACGCTCGACCGGCTAGAGTCCAGCCAGGAGTTCACCATTGAAGAGCAATCCTCCCCGGACCCGGCGTTCTTCACAGAGTTCATTCTCAATAGTTACCAGCCGTACTGGCGTTGGTGGAAAGAGTACAAGGAAGACACTCGCTGGCACCGCGTCGAATATCCCGCTGAGCCGGAAGCGCCGCCAAGCGAGGAACTGGCGCAGGAGATGCGTGCCCGCATAGAAGCGCGCGTTGCTTCATTTGGTGCAGGCGCGCCGCAGACTCTCTTTGCCGCACGGTCTAACGGCGAAGTGGTAGGACTCTGCGACGCCAAGGCCGTGGCCGATGACACGACGTTCGATTGGGGGCTTCTGGTACGCCGCGATTACGGCGGACGCCGCATTGGATCGGCGCTGCTTGGTCACGCACTGCACTGGCTCAAGGCGCAAGGAATGAACACCGCTCGTATCGTTACTACATCAGGTCTCGATGACTACGATCCCACCGTCTACCTCTACGCCTTCTCGTATGGCGGCGTGATCAGCGCCGAGTATCTGAACCTAGTGAAGCGGAGACTCTACGGCGCCAATGCCGGCGATGGAGACGAATCCTAG
- a CDS encoding septal ring lytic transglycosylase RlpA family protein: MAKRLGIRLLLILVVCLVPVTPAAAFSFVVEEEDGSLTNLTRFRPPALLREHSEYTVVRLEYGNATYYHPSLHGNTMANGEPYSRFDPIIAASPFFSLGTVVRVTRLSTGAAIVVIVKDRAPSPGFMWIDLSEAAFIQLAPFVTGRFDVQLEVLSQ, encoded by the coding sequence ATGGCAAAACGACTTGGCATACGACTGCTGCTCATTCTTGTGGTCTGCCTGGTACCGGTTACGCCGGCCGCGGCATTCTCGTTTGTCGTCGAGGAAGAAGACGGCTCGCTGACGAACCTGACGCGCTTTCGCCCTCCCGCACTCTTGCGCGAACACTCGGAATACACGGTTGTGCGCCTCGAATACGGTAATGCAACGTATTACCATCCCTCGTTGCACGGCAACACCATGGCGAACGGCGAACCGTACAGCCGCTTTGATCCCATCATTGCCGCGAGCCCCTTCTTCTCCTTGGGCACTGTGGTTCGCGTGACCCGACTTTCGACAGGAGCGGCCATCGTGGTGATCGTCAAGGACCGGGCTCCTTCCCCGGGCTTTATGTGGATCGATCTCAGCGAAGCGGCGTTTATCCAACTAGCGCCGTTTGTAACCGGTCGTTTCGACGTGCAATTAGAAGTCCTGAGCCAGTAA
- a CDS encoding helix-turn-helix domain-containing protein: protein MSTRCSDKDAECAIARTASLICGRWTMLILRDLAESPQRFCTLERSLEGISPNTLVERLRTLEEEQIITRRAFAEIPPRVEYTLTEKGSALVPVLEIMREYGERWLSAREEEPVAAGGVAVK from the coding sequence ATGTCCACGCGCTGTTCTGACAAAGATGCTGAGTGCGCCATCGCGCGAACCGCGTCTTTGATTTGCGGTCGGTGGACAATGCTGATTTTGCGAGACCTCGCTGAGAGTCCGCAGCGCTTCTGCACGCTGGAGCGCTCCCTGGAGGGCATTAGCCCCAATACGCTGGTCGAGCGGCTCCGCACGCTTGAGGAAGAGCAAATCATCACGCGCCGGGCCTTTGCGGAAATTCCGCCGCGCGTGGAATACACGCTAACGGAAAAGGGCAGCGCGCTCGTTCCGGTACTTGAGATTATGCGAGAGTACGGTGAACGATGGCTTAGCGCCCGTGAGGAAGAGCCGGTGGCGGCCGGCGGCGTTGCCGTGAAGTAG
- a CDS encoding DUF805 domain-containing protein: MTFLDVWFSFRGKIDRKTYWLKGILPLFGLFGAVLVGGYLLGALGPQLDGPLGTFGYIEVLTLSGIYPALAIYTKRWHDIGKSGWWSLLFLVPIVGFITFIYLGVKDSTVDQPQAVLE; encoded by the coding sequence ATGACCTTCCTTGACGTGTGGTTTTCGTTCCGGGGAAAGATTGACCGCAAGACCTACTGGCTCAAAGGGATACTGCCGCTCTTCGGGCTCTTCGGAGCAGTACTGGTTGGCGGTTACCTTTTGGGGGCGTTGGGTCCGCAGCTAGACGGCCCCCTCGGCACCTTCGGATACATTGAAGTACTAACGCTCTCTGGGATATACCCTGCTCTTGCGATCTACACGAAACGCTGGCACGACATTGGCAAGTCGGGCTGGTGGTCGCTTCTGTTCTTGGTTCCCATCGTCGGCTTCATCACGTTCATCTACTTGGGAGTCAAAGACAGCACGGTGGATCAGCCCCAGGCAGTGCTAGAATAG
- the acs gene encoding acetate--CoA ligase, producing MASESGSTIEALLNEQRLFASPDEFAKNAYVNDDAVFSQAAADPEAFWASIAEELHWFKKWDQVLDESDPPFFKWFVGGKLNITYNCLDRHLNSWRRNKAAIIWEGEPGDQVVLTYYDLWREVSKFANALKGLGVKRGDRVTLYMGMVPELAIAMLACARIGAPHSIVFGGFSAEALADRINDAQGNVLVTCDGGWRRGSIVPLKRMADDAADRCPTIESVIVVKRIGDEADIAMKEGRDHWWHDLMDSADLRCEPEEMDAEDMLYILYTSGTTGKPKGIVHTTGGYSTQTYLTTKWVFDMKDDDVYWCTADIGWVTGHSYIIYGPLQNGATTVMYEGAPDFPGRDRFWDVVEKYGVTILYTAPTAIRAFMRWGDEYPAMHDMSSLRLLGSVGEPINPEAWIWYHENIGGERCPIVDTWWQTETGAILISPLPGYTTTKPGSATRPIPGITAAILDEAGNEVPEGGGYLVIQRPWPSMLRTIYGDPERFKDQYWSRYPGIYFTGDGAKIDSDGYYWVLGRVDDVMNVAGHRLSTMEIESALVDHHSVAEAAVIGKTHELKGQAVSAFVLLKEGIDPGDTLLDELKKHVAQKIGPIARPDDIFFTADLPKTRSGKIMRRLLRDVAEGRALGDTTTLLDANVVENLRGQYEDSEG from the coding sequence ATGGCATCAGAATCCGGCAGTACTATTGAAGCCCTTTTGAATGAGCAACGGCTCTTTGCTTCGCCCGATGAATTCGCAAAGAACGCCTACGTCAATGATGATGCGGTGTTTTCGCAAGCCGCCGCAGATCCCGAAGCCTTTTGGGCATCCATCGCGGAAGAACTGCACTGGTTCAAGAAATGGGACCAGGTGCTGGACGAATCCGACCCGCCATTCTTCAAATGGTTTGTAGGCGGCAAGCTAAACATCACGTATAACTGCCTTGACCGCCATCTGAATTCTTGGAGGCGCAACAAGGCCGCCATCATTTGGGAAGGCGAGCCCGGCGACCAAGTCGTGCTTACGTACTACGACTTGTGGCGAGAAGTAAGCAAGTTCGCGAACGCTCTCAAGGGGCTTGGCGTGAAGCGCGGCGACCGCGTGACCCTTTACATGGGCATGGTGCCTGAGTTGGCAATCGCCATGCTTGCGTGTGCCCGCATTGGCGCCCCGCACAGCATCGTATTCGGCGGTTTCAGCGCGGAGGCCCTTGCCGACCGCATCAATGACGCCCAAGGAAACGTGCTCGTCACCTGCGACGGCGGTTGGCGGCGCGGCAGCATTGTGCCGCTCAAGCGCATGGCCGATGACGCTGCGGATCGCTGCCCCACCATCGAAAGCGTGATCGTGGTGAAACGCATCGGTGACGAAGCCGACATTGCAATGAAAGAGGGGCGCGACCATTGGTGGCACGACCTCATGGACTCAGCCGATCTGCGCTGCGAGCCTGAGGAAATGGACGCCGAGGACATGCTCTATATCCTCTATACCAGCGGAACTACCGGCAAGCCCAAGGGCATTGTGCACACTACCGGCGGCTATTCCACACAGACCTATCTCACGACGAAGTGGGTCTTCGACATGAAAGATGACGACGTGTACTGGTGTACGGCCGACATCGGCTGGGTCACGGGTCACTCGTACATCATCTACGGTCCGCTGCAGAACGGCGCCACGACCGTCATGTACGAGGGCGCGCCGGACTTCCCCGGCCGTGACCGCTTCTGGGACGTCGTGGAAAAGTACGGTGTCACCATTCTCTATACCGCCCCGACCGCTATTCGCGCTTTTATGCGCTGGGGCGATGAGTATCCTGCAATGCACGACATGTCGAGCCTGCGCTTGCTGGGCTCCGTTGGCGAACCGATTAATCCCGAAGCCTGGATTTGGTACCACGAGAACATCGGCGGCGAACGCTGTCCGATCGTGGACACCTGGTGGCAGACCGAGACCGGCGCGATCCTCATCTCACCACTGCCCGGCTACACAACCACGAAGCCGGGTTCGGCCACACGGCCCATCCCCGGCATCACCGCGGCGATCCTGGATGAAGCCGGCAATGAGGTGCCGGAAGGCGGCGGATACCTGGTAATTCAGCGTCCTTGGCCCTCCATGCTGCGGACAATTTACGGCGATCCGGAGCGCTTCAAGGACCAGTACTGGAGCCGCTACCCAGGGATTTACTTCACAGGCGACGGCGCCAAGATTGATTCAGACGGATATTACTGGGTACTCGGCCGCGTCGACGACGTGATGAACGTGGCGGGCCACCGTCTCTCGACCATGGAGATCGAAAGCGCGCTCGTAGACCATCATTCGGTGGCGGAGGCGGCCGTTATTGGCAAGACCCACGAACTCAAAGGCCAAGCAGTTTCTGCGTTCGTGCTCCTCAAAGAGGGCATAGACCCAGGCGACACGCTTCTCGATGAACTCAAGAAACACGTCGCACAGAAGATCGGTCCCATCGCGCGACCCGACGACATCTTCTTCACCGCCGACCTGCCCAAGACCCGCAGCGGCAAGATCATGCGCCGCCTCTTGCGCGACGTCGCCGAAGGTCGTGCCCTAGGCGATACGACCACGCTGCTCGACGCGAACGTGGTAGAGAATCTCCGTGGGCAGTACGAGGATTCGGAGGGCTGA
- a CDS encoding MoxR family ATPase: MISRPTEERIEHFQTLSQDIRAELGKVIVGQQAVVDNVLICLLAGGHALLEGVPGLGKTELVKTLGEVLDLRYGRVQFTPDLMPADITGTTVITEDQQDNRYFRFEQGPIFNNLVLADEINRATPKTQSALLEAMHERTVTVGNSLHDLPIPFFVMATQNPIEMEGTYPLPEAQLDRFFFKIIVDYPDASELEEIVLRTTTDEVPAVRKVATTQDILALQVLVRQVPIASHVLRYAVRLITATDPDSSEAPQITRNYVRYGASPRGAQTLVLAGKVRALFDERYNVSFDDIREVAHQTLRHRLILNFEAEAEGITADTVIDELVMTISPESEE; this comes from the coding sequence ATGATCTCACGGCCGACCGAAGAACGGATCGAACACTTCCAGACGCTCAGCCAAGACATCCGCGCCGAGCTGGGGAAAGTAATCGTTGGTCAGCAAGCAGTCGTCGACAATGTGTTGATTTGTCTGCTTGCCGGCGGACACGCCCTGCTTGAAGGTGTACCCGGTTTGGGCAAGACAGAGTTGGTAAAGACGCTTGGGGAAGTTCTCGATCTGCGGTACGGTAGGGTTCAATTCACGCCTGATCTCATGCCGGCTGACATCACCGGCACGACAGTTATCACCGAGGACCAGCAAGATAACCGCTATTTCCGCTTTGAACAGGGACCGATTTTCAACAACCTGGTCTTGGCGGATGAGATCAACCGAGCCACGCCCAAGACACAGTCGGCGCTGCTGGAAGCCATGCACGAGCGCACGGTTACTGTAGGGAACTCACTTCATGACCTGCCGATCCCGTTCTTTGTGATGGCGACCCAGAATCCCATCGAAATGGAAGGAACCTATCCGCTGCCGGAAGCGCAGCTCGACCGGTTCTTTTTCAAGATCATCGTGGACTATCCCGATGCGTCGGAATTGGAGGAAATCGTGCTGCGCACTACCACAGATGAGGTGCCCGCGGTGCGCAAGGTGGCCACGACGCAAGACATACTGGCGCTGCAGGTGCTCGTCCGGCAGGTGCCGATCGCCTCTCACGTCTTGCGCTACGCCGTGCGTTTGATTACGGCTACAGACCCGGACTCTTCTGAGGCGCCGCAGATTACGCGAAACTATGTGCGCTACGGCGCGTCGCCACGCGGCGCGCAGACCCTTGTGCTGGCAGGCAAGGTGCGGGCGTTATTCGATGAACGCTATAACGTATCCTTTGATGACATTCGCGAGGTAGCGCACCAGACGCTGCGCCACAGGCTCATCCTAAACTTCGAGGCCGAAGCGGAGGGAATTACTGCGGATACGGTCATCGATGAGCTGGTAATGACGATTTCACCGGAAAGTGAAGAATGA
- a CDS encoding DUF58 domain-containing protein has translation MKPSPSAAIDHAFLRRLDRLQLISRRGYGMVTGGGRRSRQFGSSIEFADYRNYSPGDDFRHIDWNVFGRSNRLYIKLREAEEHLAVHVLVDGSRSMDWGRQNKFSYAKSLAGSLGYIALNRDDVLSGAIFGESTEQYFPPAQGRAFILRYFDFLEQAQPVGGTTSLVSATRNYVARNAQRGLVILISDMMTEDAYRGITAIQEAGNELVLLHVLDWAEIDPEMSGELSLVDRETGRTINIAADAETLNQYREHVLDWADQLETFCGRRNARYVRLETSWPLEEVVFQRLLRRVVL, from the coding sequence ATGAAGCCGAGTCCTTCGGCAGCAATTGACCATGCGTTTTTGCGGCGGCTGGACCGGCTGCAACTCATCAGCCGGCGCGGCTACGGCATGGTGACCGGCGGCGGCAGGCGGAGTCGGCAGTTCGGCTCTTCAATCGAATTCGCCGACTATCGCAACTATAGCCCCGGCGATGACTTTCGCCACATCGACTGGAACGTCTTTGGCCGCTCAAACCGCCTCTACATCAAACTGCGCGAAGCGGAGGAGCATCTCGCCGTTCACGTGCTCGTTGACGGGAGCCGGTCTATGGATTGGGGCCGGCAGAATAAGTTCTCGTATGCAAAGTCTTTGGCCGGGAGTCTGGGATACATTGCGCTCAACCGTGACGACGTGCTCTCCGGTGCGATATTCGGCGAATCGACTGAACAGTATTTTCCGCCCGCTCAAGGAAGAGCATTCATTCTGCGCTACTTTGACTTTCTCGAACAGGCGCAACCGGTAGGCGGCACTACGTCGCTTGTCTCCGCCACTCGCAACTATGTCGCACGGAACGCCCAACGCGGCTTGGTGATCCTGATCTCGGACATGATGACCGAAGACGCGTACCGCGGCATTACGGCGATTCAGGAGGCCGGGAATGAACTTGTCTTGCTCCACGTGCTTGATTGGGCCGAGATCGACCCGGAAATGAGCGGCGAATTGAGCCTGGTCGACCGCGAGACAGGCCGGACTATCAACATCGCGGCAGACGCAGAGACGCTCAATCAATACCGTGAGCATGTTCTCGACTGGGCAGACCAGCTCGAGACGTTTTGCGGGCGGCGCAACGCGCGCTACGTGCGACTTGAGACGTCTTGGCCGCTGGAAGAGGTGGTGTTCCAGCGACTGTTGCGGAGAGTCGTTCTATGA
- a CDS encoding VWA domain-containing protein, which translates to MSLLVPLALAWGALAGLVLLFYILRPRSLRVEVPSIFLWRDLVQREQALTLWQRLRRHLLLFLQLLAILLLALVLARPERTADTLPQRHVVHVIDASASMSVASGDTTRLEAAKAAALEQVSITEPGDRLTVVSFGSQPAILAYQTRDTRSARDAVSAIVQTATVGDSERALQLAVSLAESLPGSEVYLYTDGSFPAPNVPESLNATVHFVRVGIPADNQGISAFAIRRHLDSLQAFVQVQNFSAQSVTVPLVILADGQPLERRDINLAPFPDSGSSLDLVFGEFPAGISRVDAVLDHQDALAADDRTAAILMPPPVLRALLVSDTPFFLNTVFAPLPFLALDHVRPVEFRPAEVYDLYIFDGWLPSELPPGNWLIFNPPAGSPFLPVSGEIVAPTLDYLAQDHPLMQFVEIRDLRVARAQRMELPPWADELIGSTRGPLLFSGTLDGRRMVVFSFSLMQSNLPLRTAFPVLIGNIYQWLNPYRIQETVSHVQPQDVIELGLHPHADRLVVDKPGGGSVSFAGRQRIPFSDTEELGVYRVVHFAGAQEIYSEVFIVSLQEVAETNVGNQIAALESSRAAVPPIDLPVFQEIWRFLALVVLFLLLFEWVWYHRVRT; encoded by the coding sequence ATGAGCTTGCTGGTCCCATTGGCTCTCGCGTGGGGAGCGCTCGCGGGGCTTGTGCTGCTCTTTTACATCTTGCGGCCGCGCAGTCTGCGGGTTGAAGTGCCGAGCATCTTCCTCTGGCGCGACTTGGTACAGCGCGAGCAGGCGCTCACGTTGTGGCAGCGGCTCAGGCGTCACTTGCTGCTATTCCTGCAGCTCCTTGCAATCCTTTTGCTTGCCCTTGTGCTGGCGCGTCCCGAGCGTACGGCGGACACGCTGCCGCAACGGCACGTGGTACACGTTATCGATGCCTCGGCAAGTATGAGCGTAGCAAGCGGCGACACGACGCGGCTGGAAGCGGCCAAAGCAGCCGCACTCGAGCAGGTGTCTATCACCGAGCCGGGCGACCGGTTGACTGTGGTAAGTTTCGGCAGCCAGCCGGCAATTCTTGCCTACCAGACCCGGGATACGCGGTCTGCGCGCGATGCCGTCAGTGCTATTGTGCAGACTGCCACGGTGGGCGACAGCGAACGCGCTCTGCAACTGGCAGTATCATTGGCAGAGTCTTTGCCGGGCAGCGAGGTCTATCTGTATACGGACGGCAGCTTTCCGGCGCCAAACGTACCTGAATCACTGAATGCGACGGTTCATTTCGTACGGGTGGGTATCCCGGCAGACAACCAAGGTATCAGCGCATTCGCCATCCGCCGTCACCTTGATAGCCTGCAGGCATTTGTCCAGGTGCAAAACTTCAGCGCTCAGTCAGTAACCGTGCCTCTCGTTATTTTGGCAGACGGTCAGCCGCTAGAGCGACGCGACATCAATCTGGCGCCGTTTCCGGATTCCGGCTCATCGCTGGATCTCGTCTTTGGTGAGTTTCCTGCGGGCATCTCACGAGTTGATGCTGTGCTCGATCACCAAGATGCGTTGGCGGCGGACGACCGCACGGCAGCCATTCTGATGCCGCCGCCGGTATTGCGAGCCCTCTTGGTATCGGATACGCCATTCTTCCTAAACACAGTATTTGCGCCATTGCCATTCCTGGCCCTCGATCACGTGCGTCCGGTAGAGTTTCGCCCGGCAGAGGTGTACGACCTCTATATCTTCGATGGCTGGCTCCCGTCCGAGCTCCCTCCCGGCAACTGGCTCATATTCAATCCGCCCGCGGGCTCGCCGTTCTTGCCGGTAAGCGGAGAAATCGTGGCGCCGACGCTTGACTACCTGGCACAGGACCATCCGCTCATGCAATTCGTGGAGATCCGTGATCTGCGCGTTGCGCGCGCACAGCGTATGGAACTGCCGCCATGGGCAGATGAGCTTATCGGCAGCACCAGAGGGCCGTTGCTCTTCAGTGGCACGTTGGATGGGCGCCGCATGGTGGTATTCTCATTCTCCTTGATGCAGAGTAATCTCCCCTTGCGCACGGCGTTTCCGGTCTTGATTGGCAACATCTACCAATGGCTCAACCCGTACCGCATTCAGGAGACTGTCTCCCACGTTCAACCCCAGGACGTGATAGAGCTGGGTTTGCATCCGCATGCCGATCGCCTGGTTGTGGATAAGCCGGGTGGCGGAAGCGTATCGTTTGCCGGCAGACAGCGCATTCCATTTTCAGACACTGAGGAGCTCGGCGTTTACCGCGTGGTGCACTTTGCGGGGGCGCAAGAGATTTACAGCGAGGTGTTCATTGTGAGTCTCCAGGAAGTGGCGGAAACAAACGTAGGAAATCAGATTGCCGCGCTTGAAAGTAGCAGGGCAGCGGTGCCTCCAATCGATCTGCCGGTCTTCCAGGAAATCTGGAGGTTCCTGGCCCTGGTAGTGCTCTTTCTCTTGCTCTTTGAATGGGTGTGGTACCACCGCGTGCGGACGTAG